One Saccharopolyspora erythraea NRRL 2338 genomic region harbors:
- a CDS encoding 4'-phosphopantetheinyl transferase family protein, with translation MRAPVSLNLIDLDLAPVPAGHAAAHDAGGPAPARRSLAARDALLEVLSDVLGHRPDEGAVRPGTPCDGVFFSEARRDERYLVGTSTWYPLGVECKSAVPGRPPPLVERLLPAGERREVARLPAAARPLAFALCWCRMVAAVKACGAALDDAAHCMAATSQWAAVVAPGLVAGAAVLTERGIDVRWRTTAWEKDAS, from the coding sequence ATGCGCGCACCGGTCTCGCTCAACCTGATCGACCTGGACCTGGCACCCGTCCCGGCCGGTCACGCCGCCGCGCACGACGCCGGTGGCCCGGCGCCCGCGCGCCGCTCGCTCGCGGCGCGGGACGCGTTGCTGGAGGTGCTGTCGGACGTTCTCGGCCATCGCCCGGACGAGGGCGCGGTCCGGCCTGGGACGCCCTGCGACGGGGTGTTCTTCAGCGAGGCCCGACGCGACGAGCGGTACCTGGTCGGCACGTCGACGTGGTATCCGCTTGGTGTGGAGTGCAAGTCCGCGGTGCCCGGTCGTCCGCCCCCGCTGGTGGAGCGGCTGCTGCCCGCCGGGGAGCGGCGGGAGGTCGCCCGGCTGCCCGCCGCGGCGCGTCCGCTGGCGTTCGCGCTGTGCTGGTGCCGGATGGTCGCCGCGGTCAAGGCCTGCGGCGCGGCGCTCGACGACGCGGCGCACTGCATGGCCGCGACCTCGCAATGGGCCGCCGTCGTCGCCCCGGGGCTGGTGGCGGGCGCCGCCGTGCTCACCGAGCGGGGGATCGACGTGCGGTGGCGCACCACCGCCTGGGAGAAGGACGCGTCATGA
- a CDS encoding Pls/PosA family non-ribosomal peptide synthetase, with protein MRATGPSHGRLHDFFTTTCDRTPGKVALEAGDVRMTYRQLDRRANQLAHHLLTLGLGTGSRVGILLERSAWTYVSLLGVLKAGAAFVPIDAVSPSDRVGYICGDSRLDLVITSGDLAGKVGGACPVLDVDLVGTTLDHTPSTRPELPDTADPPAYVIYTSGSSGRPKGVEVSQSSICNFIDVVPAIYDVRESDRVYQGMSISFDFSIEEIWPTWAVGATLVAGPNDSRRLGEELAEFLDDNGVSVLYCVPTLLATIHRELPKVRSVLVGGEACPAELVERWSTPKRRILNTYGPTEATVTASWCELLPGRRVTIGRALPTYTVVLLDEALHPVPDGDVGEICIGGPGVANGYVGLPEKTADRFVEHPLAPRGGRLYRTGDLGRTTEDGEIEYLGRADAEVKIRGRRVDLGEIDNVLLEHPAVSGAVTALTADGMALASYLTVRGDAGDELIADLHDRARAKLPEYMVPALVDVLDELPTMPSGKVHRARLPAPSGRRFSAGAGEVVPPETDMQKQVAVVWAEVFGLDPRELSVDADFFGDLGGHSLLAANVVSALRERRIGGSPAVRDLYAHPTVRSLADHLDRAPAPAPADAPARRVEAAVHRRRRTVPAGLAQLAFLYVLLLVGVIPVALVYSRYDGVVGISGVLGELALAALTTYVVLRWVLPVPLARALAAGIHPGRYRLWGLTYLRLWALDLVLTLAPLPALSGSPLYAPYLRLLGARVGRRTQIATSAISLPTLLDIGDDASLGYDVQVQPWVVDDGWVVVEPIRVGEDAFVGSSTVLEPGASVGAGAGIAEHSAVGGRQAVPPQQWWAGSPLVEVSRPEPMVQAMAELPTAPGWRAGPLLGAAGGLLLLELTLIAMVLPSIVMVWAPLLLWGTLAGLVAAALVGPVFVVTVCVLVACIRRLVLPRTEIGIHHARSGLGVRKWIGDKLLESSLVATNSLYATLYTVPWLRMLGARVGRGSEVSTAAYFDPALLTLGEQSFVADMASIGSARFYNGYVGFARTAIGRRSFVGNAAFVPSGTSTGDGSLLGVHTVPPAAEVPAESSWLGSPAIFLPQRQSSGTFSERTTFRPPPRAVVERLAIEYFRVTMPASVLAVAVYLTLLGLSELAGATGTLATLLLAPVLFALGSVLVLLFVVALKWVLVGAYRPRIEPLWSRFVRRTELVTGVYEAAAVPALLGTLTGTPLLPPALRLLGTRIGKCAWIGTTYLTEFDLVHIGQNATVGKGVSLQTHLFEDRVMKMSQVRVGDGATVGERSIVLYDAEVGVGTALESLSLAMKGEQLTPGTRWRGIPAQGVL; from the coding sequence GTGCGCGCAACGGGGCCATCCCATGGTCGACTGCACGATTTCTTCACCACGACCTGCGACCGGACGCCCGGCAAGGTCGCGCTGGAGGCCGGTGACGTCCGGATGACCTACCGGCAGCTCGACAGGCGGGCCAACCAGCTCGCGCACCACCTGCTCACCCTCGGTCTCGGGACCGGCTCGCGGGTGGGGATCCTGCTGGAGCGGTCCGCGTGGACCTACGTCAGCCTGCTGGGGGTGCTCAAGGCCGGTGCGGCGTTCGTACCCATCGACGCGGTCTCCCCTTCGGACCGGGTCGGCTACATCTGCGGCGACTCCCGGCTCGACCTGGTGATCACCTCCGGTGACCTGGCCGGCAAGGTGGGCGGAGCCTGCCCGGTGCTCGACGTCGACCTGGTCGGGACGACGCTGGACCACACGCCCTCCACCAGGCCCGAGCTGCCCGACACCGCGGACCCGCCCGCCTACGTCATCTACACCTCCGGTTCGAGCGGCCGCCCCAAGGGCGTCGAGGTGTCGCAGTCCAGCATCTGCAACTTCATCGACGTGGTGCCCGCGATCTACGACGTGCGCGAGTCCGACCGCGTGTACCAGGGCATGTCGATCTCGTTCGACTTCTCCATCGAGGAGATCTGGCCGACCTGGGCGGTGGGGGCGACGCTGGTGGCGGGCCCCAACGACTCGCGCAGGCTCGGCGAGGAGCTCGCCGAGTTCCTCGACGACAACGGCGTCTCGGTCCTGTACTGCGTGCCGACGCTGCTGGCCACCATCCACCGCGAGCTGCCGAAGGTGCGCAGCGTGCTGGTCGGCGGCGAGGCGTGCCCGGCCGAGCTCGTGGAGCGCTGGAGCACTCCCAAGCGGCGCATCCTCAACACCTACGGGCCGACCGAGGCCACGGTCACCGCGTCGTGGTGCGAGCTGCTGCCCGGCAGGCGAGTGACCATCGGACGCGCTCTGCCGACCTACACGGTGGTGCTGCTCGACGAAGCCTTGCATCCGGTACCGGATGGCGATGTCGGTGAGATATGCATCGGCGGACCCGGCGTGGCCAACGGCTACGTCGGCCTGCCGGAGAAGACCGCCGACCGGTTCGTCGAGCACCCGCTGGCGCCCCGCGGCGGACGGCTGTACCGCACCGGCGACCTGGGCCGCACCACCGAGGACGGCGAGATCGAGTACCTCGGCAGGGCCGACGCCGAGGTCAAGATCCGCGGTCGCCGGGTCGACCTGGGCGAGATCGACAACGTGCTGCTGGAGCACCCGGCGGTCTCCGGCGCGGTGACCGCGCTGACCGCCGACGGCATGGCGCTGGCGTCCTACCTGACCGTGCGCGGGGATGCCGGCGACGAGCTGATCGCCGACCTGCACGACCGCGCCCGGGCGAAGCTGCCGGAGTACATGGTTCCCGCTCTGGTCGACGTGCTCGACGAGCTGCCGACGATGCCCAGCGGCAAGGTCCACCGCGCCCGGCTGCCCGCACCCAGCGGGAGGCGGTTCAGCGCGGGCGCGGGCGAGGTCGTCCCGCCCGAGACCGACATGCAGAAGCAGGTCGCGGTGGTGTGGGCGGAGGTCTTCGGCCTCGATCCGCGCGAGCTGTCGGTGGACGCGGACTTCTTCGGCGACCTCGGCGGGCACTCGTTGCTCGCGGCCAACGTCGTCTCGGCGCTGCGGGAGCGGCGCATCGGCGGCAGCCCGGCCGTGCGCGATCTCTACGCCCACCCGACCGTGCGGTCGCTGGCCGACCACCTGGACCGCGCACCCGCGCCCGCACCCGCCGACGCACCGGCGCGCCGGGTCGAGGCGGCGGTGCACCGGCGGCGCCGCACGGTGCCCGCCGGGCTCGCGCAGCTGGCGTTCCTCTACGTGTTGCTGCTGGTCGGCGTCATCCCGGTGGCTCTGGTCTACAGCCGCTACGACGGCGTCGTGGGCATCTCCGGAGTCCTCGGCGAGCTGGCGCTGGCGGCCCTGACGACCTACGTGGTGCTGCGGTGGGTGCTGCCGGTGCCGCTGGCCAGAGCGCTCGCGGCCGGGATACACCCCGGCCGGTACCGGTTGTGGGGGCTGACCTACCTGCGGTTGTGGGCGCTGGACCTGGTGCTGACCCTGGCGCCGCTGCCCGCGCTCAGCGGGTCGCCGCTGTACGCGCCGTACCTGCGGCTGCTCGGCGCCCGCGTCGGACGGCGGACCCAGATCGCCACCAGCGCGATCTCGCTGCCCACCCTGCTCGACATCGGCGACGACGCGAGCCTGGGCTACGACGTGCAGGTGCAGCCATGGGTCGTCGACGACGGCTGGGTGGTCGTCGAGCCCATCCGGGTCGGCGAGGACGCCTTCGTCGGTTCCAGCACGGTGCTGGAACCGGGTGCCTCGGTGGGAGCGGGGGCCGGCATCGCCGAGCATTCGGCGGTGGGTGGCCGCCAGGCCGTGCCACCGCAGCAGTGGTGGGCCGGCTCCCCGCTGGTCGAGGTGTCCAGGCCCGAACCGATGGTGCAGGCGATGGCCGAGCTGCCCACCGCCCCCGGCTGGCGGGCCGGTCCGCTGCTGGGCGCGGCGGGCGGGCTGCTGCTGCTCGAGCTCACCCTCATCGCCATGGTGCTGCCGAGCATCGTGATGGTGTGGGCGCCGCTGCTGCTGTGGGGAACGCTCGCCGGACTCGTCGCCGCGGCGCTGGTCGGTCCGGTGTTCGTGGTGACGGTCTGCGTGCTCGTGGCGTGCATCCGCCGGCTCGTGCTGCCGCGCACCGAGATCGGCATCCACCACGCGCGTTCCGGGCTCGGGGTGCGCAAGTGGATCGGGGACAAGCTGCTCGAGTCAAGCCTGGTCGCCACGAACTCGCTGTACGCCACGCTCTACACGGTGCCGTGGCTGCGGATGCTCGGCGCCCGCGTCGGGCGCGGTTCGGAAGTCTCCACTGCCGCGTACTTCGACCCGGCGCTGCTGACCCTCGGCGAGCAGAGCTTCGTGGCCGACATGGCCAGCATCGGTTCGGCCCGCTTCTACAACGGCTACGTCGGGTTCGCGCGGACCGCGATCGGGCGACGCTCGTTCGTGGGCAACGCCGCGTTCGTGCCGTCGGGCACCTCCACCGGTGACGGCTCGCTGCTCGGCGTGCACACCGTGCCGCCCGCGGCCGAGGTGCCCGCCGAGTCCTCGTGGCTGGGCTCGCCGGCGATCTTCCTGCCGCAGCGGCAGTCCAGCGGAACCTTCTCGGAGCGCACGACTTTCCGGCCGCCACCGCGGGCCGTGGTCGAGCGTTTGGCGATCGAGTACTTCCGCGTCACGATGCCGGCCTCGGTGCTGGCCGTGGCGGTGTACCTGACCCTGCTCGGGCTCTCCGAGCTGGCCGGCGCCACCGGCACGCTGGCCACGCTGCTGCTGGCACCGGTGCTGTTCGCGCTGGGCAGCGTGCTGGTGCTGCTGTTCGTCGTCGCGCTCAAGTGGGTGCTGGTGGGTGCCTACCGGCCGCGGATCGAACCGCTGTGGAGCAGGTTCGTGCGGCGGACCGAACTGGTGACAGGGGTGTACGAGGCCGCGGCGGTGCCCGCGCTGCTGGGCACGCTGACCGGCACGCCGCTGCTGCCGCCCGCGTTGCGGCTGCTGGGCACCAGGATCGGCAAGTGCGCCTGGATCGGCACGACCTACCTCACCGAGTTCGACCTGGTCCACATCGGGCAGAACGCGACGGTGGGCAAGGGCGTGTCGTTGCAGACGCACCTGTTCGAGGACCGGGTGATGAAGATGTCGCAGGTGCGGGTCGGCGACGGCGCCACGGTCGGGGAGCGCTCGATCGTGCTCTACGACGCCGAGGTCGGCGTCGGCACCGCGCTGGAGTCGCTGTCGCTGGCGATGAAGGGCGAGCAGCTCACCCCGGGCACCCGGTGGCGGGGCATCCCGGCGCAGGGGGTCCTGTGA
- a CDS encoding adenosine deaminase, whose amino-acid sequence MHIVPTEDQIRRSPKVLLHDHLDGGVRPSTVAELAEETGYDALPTTDVDGLDRWFAGATTAGSLEEYLERFVHTVGVMQTPGAISRVAAECAEDLAADGVVYAEVRYAPELSTQRGMGLDEVVESILDGFRQGAARAAAAGRRIRIGVLLCAMRQEPRAREIAELAVKYRDSGVVGFDIAGPEAGFPPTRSLDAFEYLRRENCHFTIHAGEGFGLPSIWEAIQWCGAARLGHGVRIVDDITVAEDGTARLGRLASFVRDRRIPLEMCPRSNVHTGTVPSVAEHPIALLRRLNFRVTVNTDNRLMSQTSMSREFGELVECFDYTLDDLQWFTVNAMKSAFLPFDQRLALINEVIKPGYAALRSESLFGTVASHAVALA is encoded by the coding sequence GTGCACATCGTGCCGACCGAAGACCAGATCCGCCGCAGCCCGAAGGTGCTGCTGCACGACCACCTCGACGGCGGTGTCCGGCCGAGCACCGTCGCCGAGCTCGCCGAGGAGACCGGCTACGACGCGCTGCCGACCACCGACGTCGACGGTCTGGACCGGTGGTTCGCCGGGGCGACCACGGCCGGGTCCCTGGAGGAGTACCTGGAGCGCTTCGTGCACACCGTCGGGGTCATGCAGACCCCCGGCGCGATCAGCCGGGTCGCCGCCGAGTGCGCCGAGGACCTGGCCGCCGACGGCGTGGTCTACGCCGAGGTCCGCTACGCGCCCGAGCTCAGCACGCAGCGCGGCATGGGCCTCGACGAGGTCGTCGAGTCGATCCTGGACGGCTTCCGCCAGGGCGCGGCCAGGGCGGCCGCCGCAGGCAGGCGCATCCGCATCGGCGTCCTGCTGTGCGCGATGCGCCAGGAGCCGCGGGCCAGGGAGATCGCCGAGCTCGCCGTGAAGTACCGCGACTCGGGCGTGGTCGGCTTCGACATCGCCGGGCCGGAGGCCGGCTTTCCTCCCACCCGTTCGCTGGACGCCTTCGAGTACCTGCGGCGGGAGAACTGCCACTTCACCATCCACGCCGGCGAGGGCTTCGGGCTGCCCTCGATCTGGGAGGCGATCCAGTGGTGCGGCGCCGCTCGGCTCGGCCACGGCGTGCGCATCGTCGACGACATCACCGTGGCCGAGGACGGCACGGCCCGGCTCGGCAGGCTCGCCTCGTTCGTCCGCGACCGCCGGATCCCGCTGGAGATGTGCCCGCGGTCCAACGTGCACACCGGCACCGTGCCGTCGGTGGCCGAGCACCCGATCGCGCTGCTGCGCAGGCTGAACTTCCGGGTCACGGTCAACACCGACAACCGGCTGATGAGCCAGACCTCGATGTCCCGGGAGTTCGGCGAGCTGGTGGAGTGCTTCGACTACACCCTCGACGACCTCCAGTGGTTCACGGTGAACGCGATGAAGTCGGCGTTCCTGCCGTTCGACCAGCGGCTCGCGCTGATCAACGAGGTCATCAAGCCCGGCTACGCCGCGCTGCGCTCGGAGTCGCTGTTCGGCACGGTCGCCTCGCACGCGGTGGCGCTGGCCTGA
- a CDS encoding dimethylarginine dimethylaminohydrolase family protein, whose amino-acid sequence MNTRLLVSDAEHFRIDYEINPYMTTDNQPDTALAVAEHKAILEAHLNAGRFLEHVPSEPECPDMVYVANSALVCGGRAVLGSLPAARRPETRHHRRWFERLGLEVIDAPFAFSGQGDALPCGGLLFAGSGWRTDPRMHGFLRRRLGYEVVSLRTVNDHWYDIDLAVAVLDQRTVAYCPQVLDEPSRRRIRGLGLDLIEVPVAEAERFALNLVSDGASVTMACGAPEFAGELRARGFTVFELDITELAKGGGGVRCTSLTLDNP is encoded by the coding sequence GTGAACACGAGGCTGCTGGTGTCGGACGCGGAGCACTTCCGGATCGACTACGAGATCAACCCGTACATGACGACGGACAACCAGCCCGACACGGCGCTGGCCGTCGCCGAGCACAAGGCGATCCTGGAGGCGCACCTCAACGCGGGCCGGTTCCTGGAGCACGTGCCGTCGGAGCCGGAGTGCCCGGACATGGTCTACGTGGCCAACTCCGCGCTGGTCTGCGGCGGCCGCGCCGTGCTGGGCAGCCTTCCCGCGGCCCGCAGGCCGGAGACCCGCCACCACCGGCGCTGGTTCGAGCGACTGGGCCTGGAGGTGATCGACGCGCCGTTCGCGTTCAGCGGCCAGGGAGACGCCCTTCCCTGCGGCGGGTTGCTGTTCGCGGGCAGCGGGTGGCGGACCGATCCCCGCATGCACGGGTTCCTGCGCCGCAGGCTCGGCTACGAGGTCGTGTCCCTGCGGACGGTCAACGACCACTGGTACGACATCGACCTCGCCGTCGCGGTGCTGGACCAGCGCACCGTCGCCTACTGCCCCCAGGTGCTGGACGAGCCCAGCAGGCGCCGCATCCGCGGGCTGGGCCTGGACCTCATCGAGGTGCCGGTCGCCGAAGCCGAGCGCTTCGCGCTGAACCTGGTCAGCGACGGGGCGAGCGTCACGATGGCCTGCGGCGCCCCGGAGTTCGCGGGTGAGCTGCGGGCCCGCGGGTTCACCGTGTTCGAGCTGGACATCACCGAGCTGGCCAAGGGCGGTGGGGGAGTCCGCTGCACATCGCTCACGCTGGACAACCCGTGA
- a CDS encoding heparan-alpha-glucosaminide N-acetyltransferase domain-containing protein codes for MNLDETTISGRSHPAQPKARRLRGVDATRGIALVGMMGVHALYTGDLDEGPALWYSVAGGRAAATFAVLAGLGIAFSTGRERIRPGAQGWSIAASLTVRALAIAFIGLALGYSDPDIADVILTYYGVLFLLAIPLVFLSTRALAVTGVAVALLMPVVSMPLRVLLPAPRLENPTFAWLFSDPLGLLAEILLTGVYPVLPWTTYLCAGLLLGRLRLSTVRTAWRLLVGGTALAAGAWLVSWSLLRPLGGLEKITEAGEAAGMPSGAVDYIVAFGPTGNPPTSSWWWLALCSQHSATPSDLLHTTGVAVGLLGLMLLLAHVSNPNYRLALDAFIEPLAAAGSMTLTLYSAHVVFMNSPLDVFDEELSLAIQVLVAVFFALLWQHHVGRGPLESGVTWLSKKARTAVEHRA; via the coding sequence ATGAACCTGGACGAGACGACCATCTCCGGGCGCAGCCACCCCGCGCAGCCCAAGGCCCGGCGTCTGCGCGGGGTGGATGCCACCCGCGGGATCGCGCTGGTCGGGATGATGGGCGTGCACGCGCTGTACACCGGCGACCTCGACGAGGGCCCCGCCCTCTGGTACTCGGTCGCCGGTGGACGCGCCGCGGCGACCTTCGCGGTGCTCGCGGGGTTGGGCATCGCGTTCAGCACCGGCCGCGAGCGGATCCGGCCGGGCGCGCAGGGCTGGTCGATCGCGGCGTCGCTGACCGTCCGGGCGCTGGCCATCGCCTTCATCGGCCTGGCGCTGGGCTACTCCGACCCCGACATCGCCGACGTGATCCTCACCTACTACGGCGTGCTGTTCCTGCTCGCGATCCCGCTGGTGTTCCTCAGCACCCGCGCGCTGGCGGTCACCGGCGTGGCCGTCGCGCTGCTGATGCCCGTGGTGAGCATGCCGCTGCGGGTCCTGCTGCCCGCCCCCCGGCTGGAGAACCCGACCTTCGCGTGGCTGTTCTCCGACCCGCTCGGGCTGCTGGCGGAGATCCTGCTGACCGGCGTCTACCCGGTGCTGCCCTGGACGACCTACCTGTGCGCCGGGCTGCTGCTGGGGCGGCTGAGGCTGTCGACGGTGCGCACCGCGTGGCGGCTGCTGGTGGGCGGCACGGCACTGGCCGCCGGCGCGTGGCTGGTGTCCTGGTCGCTGCTGCGGCCGCTCGGCGGCCTGGAGAAGATCACCGAAGCAGGGGAGGCCGCGGGCATGCCCTCCGGCGCCGTCGACTACATCGTCGCGTTCGGACCCACGGGCAACCCGCCCACCTCGTCGTGGTGGTGGCTCGCGCTGTGCTCCCAGCACTCGGCGACGCCGTCAGACCTGCTGCACACCACCGGCGTCGCGGTCGGGCTGCTGGGTCTGATGCTGCTGCTCGCGCACGTGTCGAACCCGAACTACCGGTTGGCGCTGGACGCCTTCATCGAGCCGCTGGCCGCGGCGGGATCGATGACGCTGACCCTCTACAGCGCGCACGTGGTGTTCATGAACTCGCCGCTGGACGTCTTCGACGAGGAGCTCAGCCTCGCGATCCAGGTCCTGGTCGCGGTGTTCTTCGCGCTGCTGTGGCAGCACCACGTCGGCCGGGGACCGCTGGAGTCCGGCGTCACCTGGCTGTCCAAGAAGGCCCGCACCGCGGTCGAACACCGCGCGTGA
- a CDS encoding M1 family aminopeptidase — MSRTSRGLLAIGSACLLVTAVACAPEATDQPWPQRPVVDLDYRVADDLSSVTGRERVVFTPDMRVCELVFRLWPNEPTAARTGTSIVVTGASVDGRPVAPRPSADAAAGSQGTLVELPLGRCVQADDAVTAVLDFRLTLGRDSGERWGYLPSREMAWFGNGFPLLPWVRGQGWARDAATVIPGETATSEDFDLASLSVTAPSRLTVFGTGTRRAAESGRAPGTTIHHFAADAVRDVLVTVGNLDVLERTVSGVQIRLATPKPGRNGDGNGNGNGDGEGEGEGEGNGNGKGTKVSPQRWMEELSDELRALQHLLGPLPYRDLWVTVVPTIGDGVEFPSALLFGDLRRREVRSLVAHELGHQWFYALVGNNQARDPWIDESFTTFAQALVVGQQDDYRLEDVPQGVVGHLGEPMEYWGRTGGYDNYVAGVYQQGAAVLLEARRRAGPHRFDRALRDYVARSAHRVVGPRDVFAAFQDLPQVTDLLRQYGVREGGNR, encoded by the coding sequence ATGAGCAGGACCTCCAGGGGGCTGCTGGCCATCGGTTCGGCCTGCTTGCTGGTGACCGCGGTCGCCTGCGCGCCGGAGGCCACCGACCAGCCGTGGCCGCAGCGGCCGGTGGTCGACCTGGACTACCGGGTCGCCGACGACCTGAGCTCGGTGACCGGTCGGGAGCGGGTGGTGTTCACCCCGGACATGCGGGTGTGCGAGCTGGTCTTCCGCCTGTGGCCCAACGAGCCGACCGCGGCGCGCACCGGTACCTCGATCGTGGTGACCGGTGCGTCGGTCGACGGCAGGCCCGTGGCACCGCGGCCGTCGGCGGACGCCGCCGCCGGATCGCAGGGCACGCTGGTCGAGCTGCCGCTGGGCCGCTGCGTGCAGGCGGATGACGCGGTGACGGCCGTGCTGGACTTCCGGCTGACCCTCGGGCGGGACTCCGGCGAGCGGTGGGGCTACCTGCCATCCCGCGAGATGGCGTGGTTCGGCAACGGCTTCCCGCTGCTGCCGTGGGTGCGGGGGCAGGGCTGGGCCCGCGACGCCGCCACGGTGATCCCGGGGGAGACGGCCACCAGCGAGGACTTCGACCTGGCATCGCTGTCGGTGACCGCGCCGTCGCGGCTGACCGTGTTCGGCACCGGGACCCGCAGGGCGGCCGAGTCGGGCCGGGCACCGGGCACCACCATCCACCACTTCGCCGCCGACGCGGTGCGCGACGTCCTGGTGACGGTCGGGAACCTCGACGTGCTGGAGCGAACGGTCAGCGGGGTGCAGATCCGGCTCGCCACGCCGAAGCCCGGCCGCAACGGCGACGGCAACGGGAATGGGAACGGGGACGGAGAGGGAGAGGGAGAGGGAGAAGGCAACGGCAACGGCAAGGGGACGAAGGTGTCCCCGCAGCGGTGGATGGAGGAGCTCTCCGACGAGCTGCGCGCCCTGCAGCACCTGCTCGGGCCGCTGCCGTACCGGGACCTGTGGGTGACCGTCGTGCCGACGATCGGCGACGGCGTCGAGTTCCCGAGCGCGCTGCTGTTCGGCGACCTGCGGCGCAGGGAGGTGCGCTCGCTGGTCGCCCACGAGCTCGGCCACCAGTGGTTCTACGCGCTGGTCGGAAACAACCAGGCGCGCGACCCGTGGATCGACGAGTCCTTCACGACGTTCGCGCAGGCGCTGGTGGTCGGCCAGCAGGACGACTACCGGCTGGAGGATGTTCCGCAGGGCGTCGTCGGGCACCTCGGCGAGCCCATGGAGTACTGGGGGCGGACCGGCGGCTACGACAACTACGTGGCCGGGGTGTACCAGCAGGGGGCGGCGGTGCTGCTGGAGGCGCGCAGGCGGGCGGGACCCCATCGGTTCGACAGGGCCCTGCGCGACTACGTGGCCCGTTCGGCGCACCGCGTGGTCGGGCCCAGGGACGTTTTCGCGGCGTTCCAGGACCTGCCGCAGGTGACCGACCTGCTCAGGCAGTACGGAGTGCGTGAAGGGGGAAACAGGTGA
- a CDS encoding BPL-N domain-containing protein produces MRRPLALVYRGPAAKPVECSEAAAELLSSSPRRFDVCYVGPKERLEISPRTLASATLYIQPGGGGLKRGYRAMKSYKKVIREFVGDGGRYVGFCLGGYLAGASPGFALLPGDTDQYISTCGATVRSTDETVVEVLWRGRARYLYFQDGAMFLLRPDARGVDVLARYRSGEIAALAAPFGAGRVAVAGPHPEATSDWFEDAGLHVPGGSGFDLGHDLIEAVMA; encoded by the coding sequence ATGAGACGACCACTGGCACTGGTGTACCGGGGGCCCGCGGCCAAACCGGTGGAGTGCTCCGAGGCGGCGGCCGAGTTGCTCAGCAGCTCGCCGCGGCGCTTCGACGTCTGCTACGTCGGTCCGAAGGAGCGGCTGGAGATCAGCCCGCGGACGTTGGCTTCGGCGACGCTCTACATCCAGCCCGGCGGCGGCGGGCTCAAGCGCGGCTACCGCGCGATGAAGTCCTACAAGAAGGTGATCCGCGAGTTCGTCGGGGACGGCGGCCGTTACGTGGGGTTCTGCCTGGGGGGCTACCTCGCCGGTGCGTCACCCGGTTTCGCACTGCTGCCGGGGGATACCGACCAGTACATCTCGACCTGCGGCGCGACCGTGAGGTCAACTGACGAGACGGTCGTGGAGGTGCTCTGGCGGGGCCGGGCGCGCTACCTGTACTTCCAGGACGGTGCGATGTTCCTGCTGCGCCCGGACGCCCGAGGTGTCGACGTGCTGGCCAGGTACCGCAGCGGGGAGATCGCCGCGCTGGCGGCCCCCTTCGGTGCGGGACGGGTGGCCGTGGCCGGACCGCACCCGGAGGCCACATCCGACTGGTTCGAGGACGCCGGCCTGCACGTTCCGGGCGGGTCGGGCTTCGACCTCGGGCACGACCTCATCGAGGCGGTGATGGCTTGA